In Papaver somniferum cultivar HN1 chromosome 1, ASM357369v1, whole genome shotgun sequence, a genomic segment contains:
- the LOC113318746 gene encoding hypersensitive-induced response protein 1-like — MGNLLCCVQVDQSKVAIKERFGKFEEVLDPGCHCLPWFLGSQIAGHLTLRVQQLDVKCETKTKDNVFVNVVASIQYRALAEKASDAFYKLSNTRGQIQAYVFDVIRASVPKLILDDVFEQKNDIARAVEEELEKAMSAYGYEIVQTLIVDIEPDVNVKRAMNEINAAARLRLAATDKAEAEKILQIKRAEGEAESKYLAGLGIARQRQAIVDGLRDSVVGFSTNVPGTSAKDVMDMVLVTQYFDTMKEIGAHSKSSAVFIPHGPGAVRDVVTQIRDGLLQGSSAHIP, encoded by the exons ATGGGTAATCTATTGTGTTGTGTACAAGTTGACCAGTCGAAAGTTGCTATTAAGGAAAGATTCGGCAAGTTTGAGGAAGTTCTTGACCCAGGATGTCATTGCCTACCATGGTTTCTTGGTAGTCAAATTGCTGGTCATCTCACCCTAAGGGTTCAACAGTTGGATGTCAAATGCGAGACTAAGACAAAG GATAATGTATTTGTCAATGTTGTTGCATCTATACAATATCGAGCTTTAGCAGAGAAGGCAAGTGATGCATTCTACAAACTGAGCAATACGAGGGGCCAAATCCAAGCCTATGTTTTTGACG TAATCAGAGCTAGTGTTCCAAAGCTCATTTTGGATGATGTTTTCGAGCAAAAGAACGATATTGCTAGAGcagttgaagaagaacttgaaaaG GCTATGTCTGCTTACGGATATGAGATTGTTCAAACACTCATTGTTGATATAGAACCAGATGTGAATGTGAAGCGGGCAATGAATGAAATCAATGCTG CTGCAAGGCTACGGTTGGCAGCCACAGACAAGGCAGAGGCTGAGAAGATTTTACAGATTAAGAGAGCAGAGGGTGAGGCTGAATCTAAATACCTCGCTGGACTGGGTATTGCTCGGCAACGTCAAGCCATTGTTGATGGTCTCAGAGACAGCGTAGTAGGGTTCTCAACTAATGTTCCTGGGACCTCTGCGAAGGACGTTATGGACATGGTTCTAGTAACACAATACTTCGACACAATGAAAGAAATCGGTGCGCACTCTAAATCTTCTGCAGTGTTTATCCCTCATGGGCCTGGTGCTGTTCGTGACGTGGTAACTCAGATTCGTGACGGCCTACTTCAGGGATCTTCTGCTCACATTCCATAA
- the LOC113318767 gene encoding hypersensitive-induced response protein 1-like, whose translation MSAYGYEIVQTLIVDVQPDVNVNRAMNEINADKAETKKIIQIKRAEGDAESKYLSGTGFARKGQVIVDGLRNSAVRISANVPAGTSVKVTGNGLRNSAIGISVNVPSRTSAKVTCNGLRNSTIGISVNVPGTSVKVTRHFDTMKEIGASPKSSAVLIPRGPVAVPDMVTQIRAALLLRSSAHMP comes from the exons ATGTCTGCTTATGGATATGAGATTGTTCAAACTCTCATTGTTGATGTACAACCAGATGTGAACGTGAATCGGGCAATGAATGAAATCAATGCTG ACAAGGCAGAGACTAAGAAGATTATACAGATTAAGAGAGCCGAGGGTGATGCTGAATCTAAATACCTCTCTGGAACGGGATTTGCTCGGAAGGGTCAGGTCATTGTTGATGGTCTCAGAAACAGCGCAGTACGGATCTCAGCTAATGTTCCCGCCGGGACCTCTGTCAAAGTAACAGGCAATGGCCTCAGAAACAGCGCAATAGGGATTTCAGTTAATGTGCCCTCCAGGACCTCTGCCAAAGTAACATGCAATGGCCTCAGGAACAGCACAATAGGGATCTCAGTTAATGTTCCCGGGACCTCTGTCAAAGTAACACGACACTTTGACACAATGAAGGAAATTGGTGCATCCCCTAAATCTTCTGCAGTGTTAATCCCTCGTGGACCAGTTGCTGTTCCTGACATGGTAACTCAAATTCGTGCTGCACTACTTCTGAGATCTTCTGCTCACATGCCGTAA